The following nucleotide sequence is from Bacteroidota bacterium.
CTCGTATGCGGAGCATAAAATCTGTGAATCTGTCGAACGTAAATCCTGCTCGTTCGAGAGAATATATTTTTCCCGTGGCAATGATGCCGATATATATAAAGAACGCAAATTACTTGGAAGGTTATTATCACCCATCGTACTTAAAGCCGTAAACTACGATTTAACAAACACCGTATTTAGTTATATTCCAAATACTGCTGCTACGGCATTTTATGGGATAATAGATGGCGTACTTGCTTGGCTTGATGAATACAAGAGAGAAGAAATATTGAAATGGGGGAGTGATATAACTTCAGAAAAACTGAAGCAGCTATTGAGTTTGAAACCACGCCGCGAAAAAATAGCAGTAAAGGATGCAAAACTTCGCACCTTTATTACTGATGATCAAAACCGCGACGATATGGTAGCTCATGTATACGATGTTACTTATGGTATTGTAAAAGCAACAGATAACCTAGTTGTAATTGATGATTCGATAGTGCGTGGAACAACTCTTAGACAAAGCATCTTAAGAATACTGGACAGGCTGGAGCCAAAGAAAATTATTATAGTTTCGAGTGCTCCACAAATTCGTTATCCCGACTGCTATGGTATTGACATGAGCCGTTTGGGCGAATTTGTGGCCTTTCAGGCATTGATGGGATTGCTAAGAGAGCAGGGCAAGCAGCATTTGCTAGACGAAACCCATCAGGCATGCATAGATATGCTTCTATTGCCCAAAGAACAAAATAGGAATCTGATAAAACCTCTTTACGACCTTTTCACAGCCGATGAAATCACTGATAAAATTTCGGAGATAATAAAACCCAAAGATATAAATGCAGAAGTACAAGTTATATATCAAACTATAGAAAACCTGCACCAGGCTTGTCCACACAATTTGGGAGATTGGTATTTTACAGGGAATTATCCCACACCGGGCGGTAACAAAGTAGTTAACCGTGCATTTGTAAACTTTATGGAAGGCAATAATGCAAGAGCGTATTAATAATAGTTGTGAGTTGCCAGTAGAGAGTTGTGAGACTTTTAAAGCTATCAAAATCTCTCACAACTGCGATAAATCATTAAATCTAAATTCACCAAATCATTAAATATATCATGGTTCCATTTAATACCGCGTCAATAAAAAAAACGACACAAAACAGTCGTAAAAATCCCGTTCTTATCTTAGCAAGCAAAAATGCTGATTGGGCTAAATTGGGTTTCAATGCACAAGAGATTGTATATATAAAAACGAAGATTAAAGATGAACAGGAGTTGATAGTTTTGAATGCGATTTCCGAAATTGTATATATTAGAACTATTATAGAAAGTAAAGACAAACCACAACATTATATAAACGAACAATATCGCAAAACTGGCAATACACTTTGTGGTTTACTCAACGCTGAGAAAATAGCTACCATTACTTTGAGCGGTGCTAAACAAGATGCTTCTTCTTTGCTATGTATTGCAGAGGGATTGGCTTTGAGTAGCTATCAGTTTTTGAAATATAAAAGCACAAAAAAAGTAAATTCGCTTAAATTAATTGAAATACTGTGCGATGGTATTACCGATAATGATATCGAAGAACTAAATTCAATTATTGAATCAACTTGTATTGCTCGCACTTTAGTAAATGAACCTCAAAACTTTCTTACCGCCACTGAGCTTTCAAAGCAAATTTCGGAGATGGGAAAGAAGGCAGGTTTTAAAGTAGAAGTATTCAATAAGGCAAAAATAAAAAGTTTGAAAATGGGCGGTTTGCTTGCTGTAAATTTAGGTAGCCAATTACCTCCTACATTTACCGTGATGGAATACAAACCCCGTGGTGCTAAAAACAAAAAACCGTTAATATTAGTAGGCAAAGGTGTGGTATATGATACTGGCGGACTTAGCTTAAAGCCAACACCCAATGGTATGGACACCATGAAGTGTGATATGGCAGGTGCGGCAGCAGTAGCCTCAACCATATATGGAATTGCTAAAATGAATCTTCCGTACTATGTTATAGGTTTGGTTCCTGCTACCGACAATCGTCCTGGTGAAAATGCATATGTTCCAGGAGATGTTATCACGATGATGAGCGGACATACTGTTGAGATGCTGAATGCTGATGCGGAAGGACGCATGATACTTGCCGATGCTTTGCATTATGCCAAGAAATATAAACCACAATTGGTAATAGATCTTGCCACACTTACGGGTGCAGCCGCAGCGGCCATTGGTCAGTATGGTATTGTAGCTATGGGTACTGCCACCGAAGAACAAAAAAACAAACTAAAAGCCAGTGGTGAAAATGTATATGAACGCTTGGTTGAATTACCATTTTGGGATGAATATAAAGACTTGCTGAAATCGGATTTAGCAGATATGAAAAACATTGGAGGCCCAGTTGCTGGTGCCATAACTGCAGGCAAATTTTTAGAGTACTATATAGATTACCCATGGATGCACTTTGATATAGCTGGATCCGCCTATACTTCATCGAACGATAATTATCGTGGCAAGAATGGAACTGGAAGCGGTGTGCGTTTACTTATAGATTTTATTAAAAGCGGATTAAAATAAATTTTTCTAGAAATCATTTATCCTATGCAAAAAGAAGTATATATAATTGATGCGGTTCGCACCCCGATTGGTAAGTATGCTGGTGCTTTAGCAAATATTCGTCCTGATGATTTGGCTTCAGATGTAATTAAAGCCCTTATCAAACGCAATCCCAATTTCGATTTTGCCCAAACAGAAGATGTGATATTTGGTGCTGCCAACCAAGCTGGTGAAGATAACCGTAATGTGGCTCGAATGGCTCTATTGCTTGCAGGCTTACCCACACATATAGGTGGGGTTACAGTAAACAGGTTATGTGCATCGGGATTACAAGCTATCGTAGATGCAAGCCGCTCTATTAAAAGTGGAGATGGGGATGTATATATTGCTGGTGGTAGCGAGAGCATGACCCGTGCCCCCTTTGTGATGTCTAAAAGTGATAGTGCTTATGGAAGAAATCCTGAGATATATGATACTACTATGGGATGGCGTTTCACAAACAAAACTTTGAGTGAATTATATCTTCCATTTACAATGGGCGAAACTGCGGAGAATGTTGCAAAAAAATATAATATTAGTCGTGAGGAACAAGACAGATTTGCATTTGAAAGCCAAAATAAATATCAGCGAGCACACGAGGTTGGTAAATTTGCCGATGAGATAGAACCTATACTATTGCCTCAAAAAAAGGGCGACCCTATTATTTTTAGCAAAGATGAGCATCCGCGTGCAACTAGTATAGAAGCACTAGCCGCACTGAAACCGGCATTTGCCAAAGACGGCAGCGTGACAGCAGGGAATTCATCAGGGATCAATGATGGAGCCGCAGCACTCATATTGGTATCCGGGGAATATGTGAAGGAGCATAACTTAAACCCCTTGGCTCGAGTAGTTTCAACTGCAGTTGCTGGGGTCGATCCCTCTATTATGGGCATGGGGCCAGTGCCTGCGGTGCAAAAGGCTTTGAAGCGTGCAGGGCTTTCAGTTAACGATATTGGCTTGGTTGAACTTAACGAAGCCTTTGCCTCGCAAAGTTTAGCCTGTATTAAAGAATTAGGGCTTGATCCATCAATCGTTAACGTAAATGGAGGGGCCATAGCTTTAGGCCATCCACTCGGTTGTAGTGGAGCAAGAATTTCGACCACACTTATCCACGAAATTAAAAAGTGTCCAAATATAAGTTACGGCCTTGCTGCAATGTGCATTGGAGTGGGTCAAGGTGTTGCTGTTGTTTATGAACGGGGGTAAACTTATTGTTACCTAATGGTATTGTAAAATGTTTTTTGCAATAATTTTGGCCATTGAAATTATTTATTAACTCACCTAAAAATAACCATTAAAATGAAACACGAACAAATTAAAAAATTAATCATTGCAGTTGCCTTATTCATTAACATAAGTGCATTTGCTCAGTTTACAGCTATCACTCCCACAGGTGGTTGTGCTAGCGGCGATCTTTACTCAGTTTACATGAAGGATGCAAACATTAGTTACCTGGCAGGATACAACTGCATTGTCAAAACCAGTAATGGAGGAAACACGCTAACTAATGTAGGTTCAGGCGTAAACACACCTTCCGATTACAGTTGGGGTAATTCCGATACAGCTTATTTTGCTAATGGAGACAATATAGTATACACTTACAATGCAGGTAATCAATGGTCCTATTTCCAACATCAACAATCCGGCTTGGCCAGTGATGTGCACGCTTTTTCTGGTTCGTATTTCATTATGGTTTGTAGCGATGGAAACATATATGAAACTATGGACGGCGGTACCACCTTTAATGCACTTACATCGGGCACTACTTCTAACCTTAACTCCTTGCATTTTGTAAGCAGTAGTTTGGGATTTGCCTGTGGCGATGATGGTGTTATTGTTAAAACCAGCGATGGTGGCCAAAACTGGAGCAAGCTAACTTCGGGTACTACTGAGGTTTTGAAATATATTTGGTTTGCCGATAAAAATAATGGATTTGCCTGTGGTGATGTAGGTACTATAATTAAAACCACCGATGGAGGAGCCAATTGGTCTAATATAGGAAGTGGGGTTAATACCCAATTGAACTGTATTAAAAATGCAGGTAACTCTACCTCTACATACTATGCTTGTGGCGATGGCGGCACTATTCTGAAATCGACCGACGGCGGTAGTAACTGGACCAAACTTACATTGACCAATGTTTCTGATATTTTAGAAAAACTATATTTTGTAGATTCTACTATAGGGTTTTGTGTGGGGTTGAATTATACCATTCTCAAAATGGATCCCTGCCCTACTGCCAAATACAAAATTGACCAAAGCACTATTTGCACAGGGAGCCAAACAACCATGACCAACCTAAGCTCGGGTAGCAGCAATACTTACTCGTGGAGAATAAACGGTATGGAGTTTTCTACTGCTACCAATGCCCAATACACCTTTAATACGACGGGTACTTATGCCCTTACTTTGTATGCCAAATCGGCGGTGAAAGCCTGTGACGACAGCAGTTCGCAAACAGTTACTGTGTTGGACGCACCTGCCAAGCCAACCATATCAGGACTTACAACCTTGTGCCAAAGTGGGGGAACTATAACCTTATTATCGAGTGCTACTAACAACCAATGGACGGATGGTAGCGGAGCAGACATTAATGGCGAAACCAACCCATCGTTTGTTGTATCGACAGCCGGCACTTATAGGGTGAAAGCTGTGAACGCCAATACCTGCTATACGATATCGGATGCAATTACTATTACCAGCGTACCTGGCAAACCAGTACCTAACTTTAGTGCTACTGCTACTGCTAACAATATTTCTATTTCAAATACTACGAGCAATGGTGATTGGTATGGCTGGTACATTTCGGATGTGGGAACTACCGCCAACTATAAACTTATCTCTAGCATAGCAAACCCCACTGCATATATGGTTACGCAAGGGGCAGGCACATATTCTTTAAAACTTGTTTGCTCAAATGGGTGCGGGTCCGACAGTATGGTAAAATCTGTAAGCACTACTTCCGGCATCAATGGTGCTGAACTGCAAGCTTCAATTGATGTATATCCTAACCCGGCCAATAATGTGCTGAATATTAAAACACAATTGGGCGAAAAAACAGTACTGACCCTGTGCGACATAACGGGCAAAATAGTAAGCACCAAAACTATTAACCCCAATACACAAGAAACAATGAATATTGAGAGCCTCGACAAAGGGGTATACATGCTCTATTTCCAAAGTGGCGACCGACGTATGGTTCAGAAACTTGTGAAAGAGTAAAACAAGTAGCATAGAAACACAACACTTTCACTAAAAATCCCACTTAACATGAGTTTTTGTGGGATTTTTTTGTACACTTAAATTATCGATACCTAATACCGAAACACAATATACAATAGTCCCAAAAAAGGGGGACAAATCCCCCCACATCCCGATAATTATCGGGATTAAGTGGGGCTTTCGGGATGTAGTGCGGCATTACCATTCTAAAAACTAATCAGCCATAGGCGGAGAACTATTATAGTTTCAGAAATGGTATTATTTACAACTTTGGCATATAGGCACTCAAAACATGATTGATAACCAGATGCTTGTGGTTGTGCCCACCGCGGCGGATTCACCAACTACCGCCGTGCAGCTTACATTAGGAATACATAAATGCCGCAAATTTACATTAATGTAAAAAAAATTGGTGGAAAATTCAACAATATATCTATTTTTAAGGATTGTACTTTTGTGGTGTTAATGCCGAATATAAAGTAGGCATTTTAAATTTAGCCACTATGACAGAAGAACTTATATCAGAGGGTAAATGCTTGTTTTGCGAAGCGGTATTTCCACAAAAAGAAATTGGGAAACATTTAGCAAAACACCTTGCTGAAATGCAAAAGGCAGATGTTAAGAAAAGTGTAGCAAGTTATTGCCATATTCAAATTGAAATAGGAGAAATGTTTCTGCAAATACTTGCAAAAAGTGATACTGAAATGGAGGAAATAGGCGTTTTTCTTCGAAATATTTGGCTTGAATTCTGTGGACACATGAGCGGTTTTGATCATAAAGATTTTGAAATAGAAATGGAAGATTTGGTAGAAACTGTTTTTGAAAATCGAACAAAACTGTCTTATGATTATGACTACGGTACAACAACCAGCGTATTTTTAAAGGGATTAAAAAAGTACAGTCTTTTCTTCAAAGAAAGTATAATTCTTTTATCACGAAATGAGCCGTTAAATCTTATGTGTGCGACTTGTAACAAGGAGCCTGCTGTATTTTTATGTAGTACTTGCTATTGGAAACAATATGCATTTTATTGTAAAAAATGTTCTACAAAGCATAAAAAAGTGTGCGACGATTTTGCAGATTATAGCAAGATGCCAGTCGTGAACTCCCCAAGGATGGGGCAGTGCGGCTATGAGGGAGGAAGAATAGATAAAAATAGAGACGGAACATATAAAAGCAAATAAATATCAAAAAATCAGAATGACAGACCAATATATAAAAAGTGGTTACCACATCACCACCGATCCTGATTTTCAAAATGAACGATATGGGAATGTGCCCGAATTGAGAGCACAGTTTGGTACCTTGTACTTTGAAGCTCAAGATAAGCATGATAAAAAGATAATTGATAAACTCACTAACCTTATATTTAAGCATCCCAGTTCCCCGCAGCTTAAGAATTTTTTGTCTGCTGCATATAGCTTTCAAGGTAAATATAAGGCAGCCCTTGAAGTAAACCAAAGGATACTTGCCGAACACCCTGATTATTTATTTGGGAAACTAAATTTAGCCAATGAGTATATACAAAATAGGGAACCTGAAAAGGTGCCTTCTATATTGGGGGAAACTATGGAATTAAAGGCCTTGTACCCTGATAGGGAATTATTCCACCTAGCTGAGGTAACAGGCTTTTTAAAGACAGCAATAAGGTATTATACAGAAATTGAAGATTTGGAGGCTGCCGAAATTCGCTTAAATTTTTTGGAAGATATTGCACCATATCACCCAGATACTGTTTCTGCAAAAGAATTCTTGGTCCCTTTGCTGTTAAAAAAGCCAGCAGGGCTTTGGGATGAAGACGAGAAAAACGATATAACGCCATTGTTTGAAACTATTGAACTACCTATGCAAACCATAGAGTCGCCTGTATTTAATCACCCCGCTATCAATGATTTATATAAATACGGTCTTAAGATTTCGCCAGAAATATTAAAAGAAATAGTAGACTTACCTCGTGAAACCTTGATTGAAGATTTAGAGAAAGTGCTACTGGATGCAGAAAAAAGATTTGAATATTTTGCTGACATGGAATGGGAAGATGAAACACATCATTTCCCCTTCCATGCTGTATTTTTATTGAATGAAATTCATGCAGTTGAAAGTTTCCCCCGAGTTATATTATTTCTGCAGAATGACAGGGATTTTACAGAATTTTGGTTTGGCGACCACAGTACAGAAACTTTATGGAGGTGTTTCTTTGGCTTGGGTTTTACACAACTTGAATTTTTAAAACAATTGCTTTTAAAACAGGGCGTTGATACATTTATAAAAGCATTAGCCTCAGAAGCACTGTGTCAAATAGCTTATCACTATCCCGAGAAACGAGCTGAAGTAGTAAATATATTTGGTCAGGTATTCAGTAAATCCAATGAAGCTCATAAAGAAGACAACCTAATTGATTCGCTTTTTTTGGGTTTAACTATTGGCGATGTAATTCGATTTGGGATGTTGGAATTGCTCCCTGCTATAAAACCACTTTATGAGAAAAACTATGTTGCAATTAGAGTAAATGGCACTTATGATGAACTTGTAAAACAAACGGCGGGGCAATCCTTCAGAGAGAGTTATGATACTGGTCAAGAAATATACGGAATCGTAGATTTGTATGCCCATATTTTAACTACTTGGCCTGAATATAATGGGGATGAGGATTTTTTTGATGACGATGATGAAGAAGAAGATGATGGTGTATGGGCTGGAATTGATTCTAATTATAAATTCCCTCCGGTTAAACCCAATGTACCTGTGTTAAGGGCCGAACCAAAAGTTGGAAGAAACGATCCTTGCCCTTGTGGAAGCGGTAAAAAATATAAAAAATGTTGTGGAGGGAATTTATAATATATTATAGTAACCTTTTCAATACATACGGAATTTTCTCTGCCACCTCACCAGACAATATATATTCCTTTTCTTTAGCTAATTCATCAGCGGCCAAGCCGTGGGTGAAAACTGCCGCCATTGCTGCATCCGAAGGTGTATAGCCTTGTGTGAGATTAGCAGCTATCATTCCAGTTAATACATCACCACTTCCTCCCGTGGCTAAAATTGGATTTCCTGTACTGTTAAAATATATAGTTCCATCGGGTAGGGCAATAGAAGTATGAGCTCCTTTTAAAACTATTATAATATGATAGCCTTTCGCCATTTGTATTTGCAGCTCGAGCCTTTGTTTTCCTGTTGTTCGCCGCGGCGAATTGCTATTACACAATCTTTCAAATTCTTTTACGTGTGGTGTTATAATAGTATTGGGTGTTAATCTTTTTAACCAATGTTGTTGTGCTATTATATTTAATGCATCGGCATCAAATACAGTTGGAATGTTTTGTTGTAGTGCCCAATCAACAAGTGTTGTTGCATATTCATGTTGACCAATGCCACAACCACAAGCTATTGAATTATATTTTTCTATATTGGAATCTAACATTTCTAGCCACAATGCTTCGGGCAATGCAGCGTGAAGTGCAAGCCTTTCGGTATCGGGCAAATGCACGCTGCATAAACCTGCACCACTGAGCAAGCACGATTTTGCAGAGAGTATCGCAGCACCCGTCATACCGAGTGAGCCGCAAATTAATAATGCGTGGCCACGGGTTCCTTTATGTTCAAATTTCTGATGGTGTTTGATAATGGGTTTTATATCACTAATTGTTATATAATGATAATTGGTAGCAATTTCTTTTTCATAGACTTTATCCAAACCGATGTCCAACACTTCAAAATGGTTGGCAAAATTTCCTGTATCAGGAAGGAGAAAAGATAATTTTGGGATTTGAAATGTGAGGGTAATATCTGCTTTTATTATGGCACCTTTATATAATGAAGTATCACACAAATCTGCTGGCAAACCGCTAGGAATATCAATTGAAATTTTATTTGCTTTTTGTTTGTTTAAATGTATTATAAAATCTGCTATCCAACCTTCCAAGGGCGTTGATAGTCCTGAGCCGAAGATGGCATCTATTAAAATAGCATCTTTATCGAAAATTGGCCAATTGGCATTATTATCTGATATATGTTTTACTGCAATATTTTTAGACAAATCTTTAAACCAAAATTCAAAATCGGGGGATGCATTTGTGGCATGTTCTACTATATATAGTTCTACCGAAAAATTCATCATATTCAGAATTTTGGCGATCACCAAACCATCGCCACCATTATTTCCTTTGCCACAAATTATATGATATTTTTTTGAATGGGGGATATTTGCAAACAACCAGTGTACACATTTTTCGGCTGCCCTTTCCATCAATAAATGAGAAGCAATAGGCTCGTGCTCGATGGTATATTTGTCCCAAGCTCTTATTTGGTCTGCAGTGAAAAGCTTCATTGGTTTTTTTGTTATGCAATGCAAATGTACGAAATTAATAACTGTAAGTCTGAGTTAATCGAAGACCTAACTGTTTGTATGCTTCAATAATCCCGAAATTATCGGGACAACACGACAAACGAAAGTCAGCATGACAGACTTAACTCAGCATGACAAACTTGTCTGATAACGACAAACCTACAAATTCAAATAAGAAAGTTCATAACTTTGCACTCACATGACAGATGAACTAATACCAACTGAAACCCTGTTTGTGGATGTGGTATTACCCTTCTACTTACCAGGTTTTTTCACCTACCGTGTGCCACAGATTTTTGAGGCAGAGGTAGGTGTGGGCAAACGAGTGGTAGTTCAATTTGGCAAATCGAAAGTATATGCAGGTATTATAGTAGAGGTGCACCATCGGGTTCCTACATTGTACCAAGCTAAGTATATACAAGCGGTAGTTGATGACCAGCCTTTGGTAAGCGATATACAACTTGCCTTTTGGAAATGGATGGCCTCTTATTATATGTGTACTACAGGCGAGGTGATGAATGCCGCATTGCCCGCAGGTTTGAAGCTAGAATCTGAAACGCGAATAATTTTGCGTGGTGATACACCAATCGATTATGAACAATTGAGCGACAAGGAGTATTTTATTATAGAAGCTCTCGAGGTTCAAAAGGAACTTAGCATCAAACAAATTGCGAATATACTGGATGTAAAAAATGTATACGCTGTAATCAAGTCGCTATTTCAACGTGAATTAATTTGGGTGAAGGAAGAGATTATCAAAACTTATAAACCCAAAGTAGTTGAGTATATCAAACTTTCTCAAGCATATGATAGTGACGAGGCTTTGCAAACATTATTTGCCCAACTGGAGAAACGTGCCGCCAAACAAGTAGATGCCTTGATGCAGTTTTTGCACCTGCGACAAACCTCGTCTACCATTCAGCGTATTGATTTGGCAAAAGCATTGGGAAATAGTACTACCATTAAAGCACTAATTGACAAAGGTATTTTCGAAACTTATATTATACAATCGGATAATGTAGAAAATAAAGATGCACTTGAAATTTCCAATTTTGAATTGAACGAAGGACAAGAGCAAGCATACAAACTTATATGCAAGCAATTATATACGGAGAATAAAGAAGTAAGTTTGATACATGGAGTAACGGGCAGTGGCAAAACACATATATATGTTAAACTTATTGAGCAAGCCTTAAAAGAAGGCAAGCAGGTATTATATATGTTGCCCGAGATAGCCCTAACAGGGCAGATGATTGAGCGGTTGAAAAAATATTTTGGCAATCGTATAATGGTTTCACATTCTAAATTTAGTGAGAACGAACGCGTAGCTATTTGGAATAAATTGGCAACAAAAAAAGTAGATATTATATTAGGGCCACGTTCATCTTTGTTTTTACCTTATCACAATCTCGGACTTATAATAGTGGATGAAGAACACGAACCCAGTTACAAACAGCAAGAGCCTGCACCCCGCTACCATGGCCGAGATTCGGCTATTGTGTTGGCAAAAATGCATGGAGCAAAAGTAGTATTAGGTTCTGCAACACCTGCTATCGAAACTTATTATAATACCACAATTGGTAAATATGGTTTGGTAGAAATGCAAACCCGCTATGGAGGTGTAGCAATGCCCGATATGATATTGGCAGATGTGGCCGAAGCAAAAAAATATTTGCATTTGAAAAAACATTTTACGCCAGAATTATTGGAAGCCATCGAATACACTTTAGATAAACATAAGCAAACTATTATATTCCAAAACCGTAGAGGATACGTGCCAGTACACGAATGTACCAATTGTGGGTGGGTGGCCAAATGTATACATTGTGATGTAGCACTCACCTATCATAAATATTCAGATTTATTGAAATGCCATTATTGTGGTTATTCAGAAAAAGTAGTAATGATTTGCAAAGCATGTGGTTCAAAAGAGTTGACGCATAAAGGTTATGGAACTGAAATGATAGAAGATGATTTGAAAGAGCTACTTCCCAATGCAAGAATTGCTCGTATGGATTTGGAAACTACACGGAGCAAAACGGGTCATCAAAATATTATAAAAGATTTGGAAGAGATGCGAACTGATATATTAGTGGGTACGCAAATGGTGAGCAAAGGCTTGGATTTTGAAAACGTGATTTTGGTGGGAATTATGAATGCCGATCAAATGTTGCACTTCCCCGATTTTAGAGCCAATGAACGCACATTTCAAATGCTAGTACAAGTGAGCGGACGC
It contains:
- a CDS encoding leucyl aminopeptidase, yielding MVPFNTASIKKTTQNSRKNPVLILASKNADWAKLGFNAQEIVYIKTKIKDEQELIVLNAISEIVYIRTIIESKDKPQHYINEQYRKTGNTLCGLLNAEKIATITLSGAKQDASSLLCIAEGLALSSYQFLKYKSTKKVNSLKLIEILCDGITDNDIEELNSIIESTCIARTLVNEPQNFLTATELSKQISEMGKKAGFKVEVFNKAKIKSLKMGGLLAVNLGSQLPPTFTVMEYKPRGAKNKKPLILVGKGVVYDTGGLSLKPTPNGMDTMKCDMAGAAAVASTIYGIAKMNLPYYVIGLVPATDNRPGENAYVPGDVITMMSGHTVEMLNADAEGRMILADALHYAKKYKPQLVIDLATLTGAAAAAIGQYGIVAMGTATEEQKNKLKASGENVYERLVELPFWDEYKDLLKSDLADMKNIGGPVAGAITAGKFLEYYIDYPWMHFDIAGSAYTSSNDNYRGKNGTGSGVRLLIDFIKSGLK
- a CDS encoding NAD(P)H-hydrate dehydratase, with translation MKLFTADQIRAWDKYTIEHEPIASHLLMERAAEKCVHWLFANIPHSKKYHIICGKGNNGGDGLVIAKILNMMNFSVELYIVEHATNASPDFEFWFKDLSKNIAVKHISDNNANWPIFDKDAILIDAIFGSGLSTPLEGWIADFIIHLNKQKANKISIDIPSGLPADLCDTSLYKGAIIKADITLTFQIPKLSFLLPDTGNFANHFEVLDIGLDKVYEKEIATNYHYITISDIKPIIKHHQKFEHKGTRGHALLICGSLGMTGAAILSAKSCLLSGAGLCSVHLPDTERLALHAALPEALWLEMLDSNIEKYNSIACGCGIGQHEYATTLVDWALQQNIPTVFDADALNIIAQQHWLKRLTPNTIITPHVKEFERLCNSNSPRRTTGKQRLELQIQMAKGYHIIIVLKGAHTSIALPDGTIYFNSTGNPILATGGSGDVLTGMIAANLTQGYTPSDAAMAAVFTHGLAADELAKEKEYILSGEVAEKIPYVLKRLL
- a CDS encoding YCF48-related protein, translated to MKHEQIKKLIIAVALFINISAFAQFTAITPTGGCASGDLYSVYMKDANISYLAGYNCIVKTSNGGNTLTNVGSGVNTPSDYSWGNSDTAYFANGDNIVYTYNAGNQWSYFQHQQSGLASDVHAFSGSYFIMVCSDGNIYETMDGGTTFNALTSGTTSNLNSLHFVSSSLGFACGDDGVIVKTSDGGQNWSKLTSGTTEVLKYIWFADKNNGFACGDVGTIIKTTDGGANWSNIGSGVNTQLNCIKNAGNSTSTYYACGDGGTILKSTDGGSNWTKLTLTNVSDILEKLYFVDSTIGFCVGLNYTILKMDPCPTAKYKIDQSTICTGSQTTMTNLSSGSSNTYSWRINGMEFSTATNAQYTFNTTGTYALTLYAKSAVKACDDSSSQTVTVLDAPAKPTISGLTTLCQSGGTITLLSSATNNQWTDGSGADINGETNPSFVVSTAGTYRVKAVNANTCYTISDAITITSVPGKPVPNFSATATANNISISNTTSNGDWYGWYISDVGTTANYKLISSIANPTAYMVTQGAGTYSLKLVCSNGCGSDSMVKSVSTTSGINGAELQASIDVYPNPANNVLNIKTQLGEKTVLTLCDITGKIVSTKTINPNTQETMNIESLDKGVYMLYFQSGDRRMVQKLVKE
- a CDS encoding DUF1186 domain-containing protein encodes the protein MTDQYIKSGYHITTDPDFQNERYGNVPELRAQFGTLYFEAQDKHDKKIIDKLTNLIFKHPSSPQLKNFLSAAYSFQGKYKAALEVNQRILAEHPDYLFGKLNLANEYIQNREPEKVPSILGETMELKALYPDRELFHLAEVTGFLKTAIRYYTEIEDLEAAEIRLNFLEDIAPYHPDTVSAKEFLVPLLLKKPAGLWDEDEKNDITPLFETIELPMQTIESPVFNHPAINDLYKYGLKISPEILKEIVDLPRETLIEDLEKVLLDAEKRFEYFADMEWEDETHHFPFHAVFLLNEIHAVESFPRVILFLQNDRDFTEFWFGDHSTETLWRCFFGLGFTQLEFLKQLLLKQGVDTFIKALASEALCQIAYHYPEKRAEVVNIFGQVFSKSNEAHKEDNLIDSLFLGLTIGDVIRFGMLELLPAIKPLYEKNYVAIRVNGTYDELVKQTAGQSFRESYDTGQEIYGIVDLYAHILTTWPEYNGDEDFFDDDDEEEDDGVWAGIDSNYKFPPVKPNVPVLRAEPKVGRNDPCPCGSGKKYKKCCGGNL
- a CDS encoding class II glutamine amidotransferase, translated to MSDPIKHECGIALIRLRKPLDYYRQKYGSVLYGLKKLYLLMEKQHNRGQDGAGVATIKLNPEPGSHYINRHRSSNGSAVADIFAHIYSNFPEKKEKVDDAAWMKKEMPYVAELLLGHLRYGTHGVNSEDKCHPFIRENNWMSRTVVLAGNFNLTNVDELFEHLVELGQHPIERADTVTVLEKIGHFLDEEVQEQFRGFKSKGFDNNQITQLIAESIQIQNVLKRAVTKFDGGYTIAGMLGHGDAFVMRDPAGIRPAYYYADDEVVVVTSERPAIQTAFNLPVEAIKEVQPGHALVIKTDGSYAEHKICESVERKSCSFERIYFSRGNDADIYKERKLLGRLLSPIVLKAVNYDLTNTVFSYIPNTAATAFYGIIDGVLAWLDEYKREEILKWGSDITSEKLKQLLSLKPRREKIAVKDAKLRTFITDDQNRDDMVAHVYDVTYGIVKATDNLVVIDDSIVRGTTLRQSILRILDRLEPKKIIIVSSAPQIRYPDCYGIDMSRLGEFVAFQALMGLLREQGKQHLLDETHQACIDMLLLPKEQNRNLIKPLYDLFTADEITDKISEIIKPKDINAEVQVIYQTIENLHQACPHNLGDWYFTGNYPTPGGNKVVNRAFVNFMEGNNARAY
- a CDS encoding acetyl-CoA C-acyltransferase, which gives rise to MQKEVYIIDAVRTPIGKYAGALANIRPDDLASDVIKALIKRNPNFDFAQTEDVIFGAANQAGEDNRNVARMALLLAGLPTHIGGVTVNRLCASGLQAIVDASRSIKSGDGDVYIAGGSESMTRAPFVMSKSDSAYGRNPEIYDTTMGWRFTNKTLSELYLPFTMGETAENVAKKYNISREEQDRFAFESQNKYQRAHEVGKFADEIEPILLPQKKGDPIIFSKDEHPRATSIEALAALKPAFAKDGSVTAGNSSGINDGAAALILVSGEYVKEHNLNPLARVVSTAVAGVDPSIMGMGPVPAVQKALKRAGLSVNDIGLVELNEAFASQSLACIKELGLDPSIVNVNGGAIALGHPLGCSGARISTTLIHEIKKCPNISYGLAAMCIGVGQGVAVVYERG